The following proteins are co-located in the Triplophysa dalaica isolate WHDGS20190420 chromosome 2, ASM1584641v1, whole genome shotgun sequence genome:
- the LOC130437872 gene encoding uncharacterized protein LOC130437872 isoform X2, whose amino-acid sequence MRNKKMFRYLPKNIPDYPNPVEFHIREVTHVTNKTNLPEIWKSEGFKGFKDFDQFPLSWWSLTIKEENIREAEERYLESLFPDRTQENLAEQQPFLKDFTKSPTFENCTSRYGNFRFTFPLTELMKEYKQQMCGGEDPVLRVYQTKLYKKAIVYAVLIHRPQLNENFKDYPELTSGTLVSYESGKIIWKAQAICENHSKKMILNRLNKTATIEQLREYEFYVWDDVSLAFHLDENEIFNFPRERLRECLTCCNLDPKINLSRGENCSTLEKAKETVEMICVNSANVTKEEDQK is encoded by the coding sequence atgagaaataaaaaaatgtttcgtTATCTGCCAAAAAACATCCCGGATTATCCAAACCCTGTTGAATTTCACATCAGAGAGGTGACTCATGTCACTAACAAGACAAATCTACCAGAGATCTGGAAGTCAGAAGGATTCAAGGGATTTAAAGATTTTGATCAATTCCCATTGTCATGGTGGAGTCTGACCATTAAAGAAGAGAATATACGAGAAGCTGAGGAGCGATATCTCGAGAGCTTGTTCCCAGACAGAACCCAAGAAAATTTGGCAGAACAACAGCCATTCCTGAAAGATTTCACCAAATCGCCCACTTTTGAAAATTGCACATCACGCTACGGCAACTTTCGGTTCACGTTTCCTCTGACTGAACTGATGAAAGAGTACAAACAACAGATGTGTGGCGGTGAAGATCCAGTTCTCAGAGTGTATCAGACCAAACTCTATAAGAAGGCAATTGTGTATGCTGTCCTCATTCACAGGCCTCAGTTGAATGAGAATTTTAAAGATTATCCAGAGCTTACATCCGGTACACTGGTATCTTACGAGTCTGGTAAAATCATCTGGAAAGCACAAGCCATTTGTGAAAACCACAGCAAGAAGATGATATTGAACCGTTTGAACAAAACAGCTACAATAGAACAACTGCGTGAATACGAGTTTTATGTGTGGGATGATGTGAGTCTCGCCTTTCACCTCGACGAGAACGAGATCTTTAATTTCCCTAGAGAAAGGCTTAGAGAGTGTCTCACTTGTTGTAACCTTGatccaaaaataaatctttcacGAGGAGAAAACTGCAGTACACTCGAAAAAGCTAAAGAAACAGTTGAGATGATATGTGTAAATAGTGCTAACGTGACGAAAGAAGAAGACCAAAAATAG
- the LOC130437872 gene encoding uncharacterized protein LOC130437872 isoform X1 — protein MADFQNSRIFQKGPEVVFEREHIIIEDLKTRDEMRNKKMFRYLPKNIPDYPNPVEFHIREVTHVTNKTNLPEIWKSEGFKGFKDFDQFPLSWWSLTIKEENIREAEERYLESLFPDRTQENLAEQQPFLKDFTKSPTFENCTSRYGNFRFTFPLTELMKEYKQQMCGGEDPVLRVYQTKLYKKAIVYAVLIHRPQLNENFKDYPELTSGTLVSYESGKIIWKAQAICENHSKKMILNRLNKTATIEQLREYEFYVWDDVSLAFHLDENEIFNFPRERLRECLTCCNLDPKINLSRGENCSTLEKAKETVEMICVNSANVTKEEDQK, from the exons atggcG GATTTTCAGAACAGCAGGATTTTTCAGAAGGGACCAGAAGTAGTCTTCGAGCGAGAACACATTATAATAGAAGATCTGAAAACAAGAGatgaaatgagaaataaaaaaatgtttcgtTATCTGCCAAAAAACATCCCGGATTATCCAAACCCTGTTGAATTTCACATCAGAGAGGTGACTCATGTCACTAACAAGACAAATCTACCAGAGATCTGGAAGTCAGAAGGATTCAAGGGATTTAAAGATTTTGATCAATTCCCATTGTCATGGTGGAGTCTGACCATTAAAGAAGAGAATATACGAGAAGCTGAGGAGCGATATCTCGAGAGCTTGTTCCCAGACAGAACCCAAGAAAATTTGGCAGAACAACAGCCATTCCTGAAAGATTTCACCAAATCGCCCACTTTTGAAAATTGCACATCACGCTACGGCAACTTTCGGTTCACGTTTCCTCTGACTGAACTGATGAAAGAGTACAAACAACAGATGTGTGGCGGTGAAGATCCAGTTCTCAGAGTGTATCAGACCAAACTCTATAAGAAGGCAATTGTGTATGCTGTCCTCATTCACAGGCCTCAGTTGAATGAGAATTTTAAAGATTATCCAGAGCTTACATCCGGTACACTGGTATCTTACGAGTCTGGTAAAATCATCTGGAAAGCACAAGCCATTTGTGAAAACCACAGCAAGAAGATGATATTGAACCGTTTGAACAAAACAGCTACAATAGAACAACTGCGTGAATACGAGTTTTATGTGTGGGATGATGTGAGTCTCGCCTTTCACCTCGACGAGAACGAGATCTTTAATTTCCCTAGAGAAAGGCTTAGAGAGTGTCTCACTTGTTGTAACCTTGatccaaaaataaatctttcacGAGGAGAAAACTGCAGTACACTCGAAAAAGCTAAAGAAACAGTTGAGATGATATGTGTAAATAGTGCTAACGTGACGAAAGAAGAAGACCAAAAATAG